In Pyrus communis chromosome 1, drPyrComm1.1, whole genome shotgun sequence, the following are encoded in one genomic region:
- the LOC137712436 gene encoding transmembrane 9 superfamily member 1: protein MFSSVRSLSPLLLFVFFLLAPAFASESDHKYKAEESVTLWVNKVGPYNNPQETYNYYSLPFCHQSENAAHKWGGLGEVLGGNELIDSQIEIKFQKNVDRATICQLELDDQKVKHFKDAIENNYWFEFFMDDLPLWGFVGELHQDKNSENGKHVLYTHKNIIVKYNKDQIIHVNLTQDSPKPLEAGKKLDLTYSVKWIATTITFARRFDVYLDYPFFEHQIHWFSIFNSFMMVIFLTGLVSMILMRTLRNDYAKYAREDDDLETLERDVSEESGWKLVHGDVFRPSRNLVILSAVVGTGAQLALLVLLVILLAIVGMLYVGRGAIVTTFIVCYALTSFISGYVSGGMYSRHGGKNWIKSMILTASLFPFMCFGIGFILNTIAIFYGSLAAIPFGTMVVVFVIWAFISFPLALLGTVVGRNWSGAPNNPCRVKTIPRPIPEKKWYLTPSVVSLMGGLLPFGSIFIEMYFVFTSFWNYKVYYVYGFMLLVFLILIIVTVCVTIVGTYFLLNAENYHWQWTSFFSAASTAVYVYLYSIYYYYAKTKMSGFFQTSFYFGYTLMFCLGLGILCGAVGYLGSNLFVRRIYRNIKCD from the exons ATGTTCTCCTCCGTCCGATCTCTCTCCCCCCTCCtcctcttcgtcttcttcctcctcgctCCCGCCTTCGCCTCCGAGTCAGATCACAAG TATAAAGCAGAAGAATCAGTTACCCTTTGGGTGAATAAAGTTGGGCCCTACAATAATCCACAAGAAACATACAATTACTACAGTCTTCCTTTCTGTCATCAATCTGAAAATGCTGCTCACAAATGGGGTGGCCTTGGTGAAGTCCTGGGTGGAAATGAGCTGATTGATAGCCAGATTGAGATAAAGTTTCAAA AAAATGTGGACAGGGCTACCATTTGCCAACTTGAACTTGACGATCAAAAGGTTAAACACTTCAAGGATGCAATCGAGAATAACTACTGGTTTGAATTTTTCATGG ATGATCTGCCTTTATGGG GCTTTGTTGGTGAGCTGCACCAGGACAAGAACAGTGAAAATGGCAAGCATGTCCTTTACACGcataaaaatattattgttaaatacaataaagatCAG ATAATTCATGTGAATCTCACTCAAGATAGTCCAAAGCCGTTGGAAGCAGGGAAGAAATTGGACCTAACTTACTCTGTCAAATGGATTGCAACGACTATCACATTTGCACGTCGATTTGATGTCTATTTGGACTACCCTTTTTTTGAGCACCAA ATACATTGGTTCTcaattttcaattcattcatgATGGTTATTTTCCTTACTGGTTTGGTGTCAATGATATTGATGCGGACTCTTAGGAATGACTATGCGAAGTATGCTCGGGAAGACGACGATCTGGAGACTCTG GAAAGAGATGTCAGTGAAGAGTCTGGGTGGAAACTTGTGCATGGGGATGTTTTTCGGCCTTCTCGTAATTTGGTTATTCTTTCTGCTGTTGTTGGCACGGGCGCTCAGCTAGCGTTGCTTGTTCTTCTCGTCATCTTACTGGCAATTGTTGGGATGTTGTATGTTGG GAGAGGTGCAATTGTTACAACTTTCATAGTGTGTTACGCCCTTACATCTTTCATTTCTGgttatgtaagtggtgggatGTATTCAAGACATGGCG GTAAAAACTGGATAAAGTCAATGATACTCACAGCATCTCTATTTCCATTTATGTGCTTTGGGATTGGGTTCATCTTGAACACAATTGCTATATTTTATGGGTCACTGGCTGCTATTCCTTTTGGTACAATGGTGgttgtttttgtcatttggGCTTTCATCTCGTTTCCTCTAGCACTTCTTGGTACAGTTGTTGGAAGAAACTGGAGTGGTGCTCCTAACAATCCTTGTCGTGTGAAAACCATTCCTCGTCCTATTCCTGAGAAGAAATGGTATTTAACCCCATCTGTAGTCTCATTGATGGGAGGACTTCTGCCCTTTGGAAGCATATTTATCGAAATGTATTTTGTCTTCACATCCTTCTGGAATTACAAG GTGTATTATGTCTATGGATTTATGCTGCTTGTTTTTCTGATTCTCATCATTGTTACCGTGTGCGTGACAATTGTGGGGACATACTTCTTGCTTAATGCTGAGAACTACCACTGGCAATGGacttctttcttttctgctGCATCAACAGCTGTCTACGTGTACTTGTATTCTATATATTACTACTATGCAAAGACTAAGATGTCGGGTTTCTTCCAGACCAGCTTCTATTTTGGATACACTTTGATGTTTTGCCTTGGCTTAGGAATCCTTTGCG GAGCTGTTGGATATCTGGGTTCTAATTTGTTTGTAAGGAGGATCTACAGAAATATCAAGTGCGACTAG